The nucleotide window CCAATCACCGTAGCTACGATGGCCAGGAATACCGCCAATCCATCCGGTACGAACGTGAAGACCCCAAACACGCCGCCCATGTCCAGGCGGATCACCGCCTGCGCGTTGGTGTTGGGGATAAGGGACAGAGCGGCCAGACCGGCGGCGGCGGAGAAAACAACGGCCAGGGCGTGTTGGGCGCGCGGCCGTTTGTCGCTGACCAGCCAGACCACCAGCGCGCCCAGCCAGGCCAGTCCAATTGTTAACATAATCAACCAGGCGCTCATGGCTTACCTCCGCAGGGTAGACAAATCTTTAACGTCCAGCGAGCCGGTGTGGCGCTTCACCTGGACGGCTAGAGCCAGGCCGATCACAGCCACAATGGTATCGGCGACGATGACGGTGACGGCCAGGCTTTGGCCCAAATTCACCTGCCCGCTGATCTTCCCGGCCAGTACCAGGGCGATGAGCGCCCCTTTGACCAG belongs to Candidatus Leptovillus gracilis and includes:
- a CDS encoding NADH-quinone oxidoreductase subunit K, whose product is MVRNLFQIIIALQLLVKGALIALVLAGKISGQVNLGQSLAVTVIVADTIVAVIGLALAVQVKRHTGSLDVKDLSTLRR